The following proteins are encoded in a genomic region of Populus trichocarpa isolate Nisqually-1 chromosome 13, P.trichocarpa_v4.1, whole genome shotgun sequence:
- the LOC7474604 gene encoding calmodulin-like protein 11 isoform X1, with translation MVDVFTEKQIAEFQEAFCLSDKDGDGRITFEELATVIKSLDHGATEEELRHMIREVDVDGNGTIEFGEFWNLMARKIKENDADDELKEAFKVFDKDQDGYISPNELRHVMINLGEQVTDKELELMIQVADLDGDGQVNYEEFMRMMLAI, from the exons atGGTGGATGTGTTTACAGAGAAGCAGATTGCTGAGTTCCAAGAAGCCTTTTGTCTATCTGACAAGGATGGAGATG GGCGCATTACCTTTGAGGAACTGGCCACTGTAATCAAATCTCTTGACCATGGCGCCACAGAAGAAGAGTTACGTCATATGATCAGAGAGGTTGATGTCGATGGTAATGGAACCATAGAATTTGGGGAGTTCTGGAATCTAATGGCAAGGAAAATTAAG GAAAATGATGCTGATGATGAACTGAAAGAGGCCTTCAAAGTATTCGACAAGGATCAAGATGGTTACATTTCACCTAATGAG TTGAGGCATGTAATGATTAATTTAGGGGAGCAGGTGACAGATAAAGAGTTAGAGCTGATGATTCAAGTAGCTGACTTGGATGGAGATGGTCAGGTTAATTATGAGGAATTTATGAGAATGATGCTGGCAATTTGA
- the LOC7474604 gene encoding calmodulin-like protein 11 isoform X2, with protein sequence MVDVFTEKQIAEFQEAFCLSDKDGDGRITFEELATVIKSLDHGATEEELRHMIREVDVDGNGTIEFGEFWNLMARKIKLRHVMINLGEQVTDKELELMIQVADLDGDGQVNYEEFMRMMLAI encoded by the exons atGGTGGATGTGTTTACAGAGAAGCAGATTGCTGAGTTCCAAGAAGCCTTTTGTCTATCTGACAAGGATGGAGATG GGCGCATTACCTTTGAGGAACTGGCCACTGTAATCAAATCTCTTGACCATGGCGCCACAGAAGAAGAGTTACGTCATATGATCAGAGAGGTTGATGTCGATGGTAATGGAACCATAGAATTTGGGGAGTTCTGGAATCTAATGGCAAGGAAAATTAAG TTGAGGCATGTAATGATTAATTTAGGGGAGCAGGTGACAGATAAAGAGTTAGAGCTGATGATTCAAGTAGCTGACTTGGATGGAGATGGTCAGGTTAATTATGAGGAATTTATGAGAATGATGCTGGCAATTTGA
- the LOC112323222 gene encoding ammonium transporter 2 member 4: protein MELPSNLLPDEASPVWMNKGDNAWQLTAATLVGLQSIPGLVILYGSIVKRKWAINSAFMVFYAFAMVLVCWVGWGFRMSFGEKLVFFLGKPAVALDEKFLLGQAFLGYFPTATMVFFQGVFACITLILIAGCLLGRMNFRAWIMFVPLWLTFSYTITAFSIWCPDGWLAKLGVIDFSGGYVIHLSAGVAGFTAAYWVGPRIDKDREMFPPNNIILMLAGAGLLWMGWSGFNGGGPFAVSTISSLAVLNTHVCTATSLLTWLLLDTCFFGNPSVIGAVQGMITGLVCITPAAGVVQCWAAILMGIVSGSVPWYTMMVLHKKVKFLRLVDDPIAIFHTHAIAGGLGGILTGFFAVPKLCRLFYMVPDWEKYIGLGYGLQNGQTSAGLRQMGIQLGGILFVTFINISTTSMICWFVGLFVPLRLSDDELQIGDDAIHGEEAFALWNDEETFQNTKTNSAFESEDSSYMKSRSFGDVQMV, encoded by the exons ATGGAGCTGCCCTCTAACTTGTTGCCCGATGAGGCTAGCCCGGTATGGATGAACAAGGGAGACAATGCATGGCAGCTCACAGCAGCTACACTGGTGGGCCTTCAAAGCATACCAGGCCTTGTGATTCTATACGGCAGCATAGTAAAAAGGAAATGGGCCATAAACTCAGCATTCATGGTCTTTTATGCTTTTGCAATGGTACTTGTTTGTTGGGTAGGGTGGGGTTTCCGCATGTCATTTGGTGAAAAACTTGTGTTTTTCCTAGGAAAACCTGCGGTTGCTTTGGATGAGAAGTTCTTGCTAGGGCAAGCATTTTTAGGCTACTTTCCAACAGCTACAATGGTGTTCTTTCAAGGCGTATTCGCGTGCATCACGTTGATTTTGATCGCTGGTTGTCTATTAGGAAGGATGAATTTCCGCGCTTGGATCATGTTTGTGCCCTTGTGGCTAACATTTTCTTACACCATCACTGCATTTAGTATATGGTGCCCCGACGGATGGTTGGCTAAACTTGGGGTAATTGATTTTTCAGGAGGGTATGTTATTCATCTCTCCGCCGGTGTTGCCGGCTTCACCGCAGCATATTGG GTGGGTCCAAGAATAGACAAGGACAGAGAGATGTTCCCACCAAACAATATAATTCTGATGCTTGCAGGGGCAGGCTTGCTTTGGATGGGGTGGAGCGGATTCAACGGTGGAGGTCCCTTTGCTGTCAGTACAATTTCATCTCTAGCAGTCCTTAACACCCATGTGTGCACAGCCACTAGTTTGCTTACATGGCTACTTCTCGACACTTGCTTCTTTGGAAATCCCTCTGTGATTGGCGCTGTACAAGGCATGATCACCGGTCTTGTTTGCATCACTCCTGCTGCAG GAGTTGTGCAATGCTGGGCAGCGATTCTGATGGGAATTGTATCAGGAAGTGTTCCATGGTACACAATGATGGTTCTACACAAGAAGGTGAAGTTCTTAAGACTAGTTGACGATCCCATCGCCATATTCCACACGCATGCCATTGCCGGAGGTCTAGGAGGCATCCTCACCGGCTTCTTCGCCGTGCCTAAATTATGCCGCCTTTTTTACATGGTGCCCGATTGGGAAAAATACATCGGCTTAGGATATGGACTCCAAAATGGTCAAACTTCTGCCGGACTCCGACAAATGGGAATTCAACTAGGAGGCATTCTTTTTGTTACATTTATAAACATTTCCACTACTAGCATGATTTGTTGGTTTGTTGGGCTATTTGTTCCACTAAGATTGTCTGATGATGAACTGCAAATCGGTGATGATGCCATACATGGAGAGGAAGCTTTTGCACTGTGGAATGATGAGGAGACATTTCAGAATACCAAGACCAACTCAGCTTTTGAATCCGAAGATTCATCCTATATGAAATCAAGGTCTTTCGGTGATGTTCAAATGGTATGA
- the LOC112323246 gene encoding uncharacterized protein LOC112323246 yields MCDVGITVLDGDTLRSLHVSLREDTVSLTGAQVLDLAESEASRSLLGLSLPQHLKSSALRRMNIDGVDDEGVDDDVDFRRKELSPEEASRKLNEYLSAIADELKDNPLVASILDGSALRMFLEDEDDFAMIAENLFTDLDTEDKGMISKREIRNAVVNMGVEMGVPPLEEFPLINDILKKHGAEEEGELGQSQFAELLQPILQEVADALAKKHFAVIHNIKIVNGSELKKVLANEKKLNDVIAKIKQERDNGKSGHKSTEIIKDFLEKNGKELGLPPAEANEAVILLYDAVFADIDSGKGASEEEDEFRKLVTEILEKFAEQLEANPIYCDLDG; encoded by the exons ATGTGCGACGTAGGCATAACGGTACTAGACGGAGACACTCTAAGATCGCTCCATGTGTCCTTACGGGAGGACACCGTCTCTCTTACCGGAGCTCAGGTCCTCGATTTAGCAGAATCTGAAGCCTCCCGCTCTCTCCTTGGCCTCTCATTGCCTCAACACCTCAAGTCCTCCGCTCTCCGTCGCATGAACATCGACGGCGTTGACGACGAAGGCGTTGACGATGACGTCGATTTCCGACGTAAAGAACTCAGTCCAGAAGAGGCTTCAAGGAAGCTCAATGAGTATCTCTCCGCCATCGCTGATGAACTCAAAG ATAATCCATTAGTGGCGTCGATTTTGGATGGGAGTGCGTTGCGGATGTTTTTGGAGGATGAAGATGATTTTGCTATGATAGCAGAGAATTTATTTACTGATTTGGATACAGAGGATAAAGGGATGATTAGCAAGAGGGAGATAAGAAATGCAGTTGTTAATATGGGAGTCGAAATGGGTGTCCCTCCTCTTGaag AATTTCCTTTGATAAATGACATTTTAAAGAAGCATGGAGCAGAGGAGGAAGGAgaattgggccaatcacaatTTGCCGAGTTACTTCAGCCTATTCTACAAGAAGTTGCAGATGCTTTGGCTAAAAAGCATTTTGCAGTCATCCATAACATCAAGATAGTTAATGGTTCTGAGCTAAAAAAG GTTTTGGCTAACGAGAAGAAATTGAATGATGTAATAGCAAAGATAAAGCAGGAAAGGGACAATGGAAAGAGTGGCCATAAGAGCACAGAGATAATCAAGGATTTCCTGgagaaaaatggaaaagaactGGGCTTGCCACCAGCAGAAGCCAATGAAGCAGTGATTCTACTTTATGATGCTGTATTTGCTGACATAGACAGTGGAAAGGGTGCTTCTGAAGAGGAAGATGAATTTAGGAAACTTGTGACGGAAATTCTTGAGAAATTTGCAGAGCAGCTTGAGGCCAATCCTATCTACTGTGATCTGGACGGTTGA
- the LOC112325814 gene encoding GDP-mannose 3,5-epimerase 2 — protein MGSADGSYGAYTYEALEREPYWPSENLKISITGAGGFIASHIARRLKSEGHYIIASDWKKNEHMTEDMFCHEFHLVDLRVMDNCLKVTKGVDHVFNLAADMGGMGFIQSNHSVIMYNNTMISFNMLEASRINGVKRLFYASSACIYPEFKQLETNVSLKESDAWPAEPQDAYGLEKLATEELCKHYTKDFGIECRIGRFHNIYGPFGTWKGGREKAPAAFCRKTMTSIDKFEMWGDGLQTRSFTFIDECVEGVLRLTKSDFREPVNIGSDEMVSMNEMAEIVLSFENKNLPIHHIPGPEGVRGRNSDNTLIKEKLGWAPTMKLKDGLRITYFWIKEQIEKEKSQGMDLSIYGSSKVVGTQAPVQLGSLRAADGKE, from the exons ATGGGAAGTGCTGATGGAAGCTATGGTGCATACACCTATGAGGCCCTCGAGAGGGAGCCTTACTGGCCATCTGAAAATCTCAAAATTTCCATCACTGGAGCCGGTGGTTTTATTGCCTCCCACATTGCTCGCCGTTTGAAGTCTGAGGGTCATTATATTATTGCTTCTGACTGGAAGAAGAATGAGCACATGACAGAAGACATGTTCTGTCATGAATTCCATCTTGTTGATCTTAGGGTCATGGATAATTGCCTGAAGGTTACAAAAGGAGTTGACCATGTTTTCAACCTGGCTGCTGATATGGGCGGGATGGGCTTCATTCAGTCCAATCACTCTGTCATTATGTATAACAACACAATGATCAGCTTCAACATGCTTGAAGCTTCCAGGATCAATGGCGTTAAGAG GTTATTCTATGCCTCTAGTGCTTGTATTTACCCTGAATTTAAGCAGCTGGAGACTAATGTGAGCCTCAAGGAATCTGATGCCTGGCCTGCAGAG CCTCAAGATGCTTATGGCTTGGAGAAGCTTGCAACGGAAGAGTTGTGCAAGCATTACACCAAAGACTTTGGAATTGAATGCCGCATTGGAAGGTTCCATAACATTTATGGTCCTTTTGGAACATGGAAAG GTGGCAGGGAGAAGGCACCCGCTGCTTTCTGCAGAAAGACTATGACTTCTATTGATAAATTTGAGATGTGGGGAGATGGACTTCAAACCCGATCCTTCACATTCATTGATGAATGTGTGGAAGGTGTGCTTAG ATTGACAAAGTCAGACTTCCGTGAGCCAGTGAACATTGGAAGTGATGAGATGGTTAGCATGAATGAGATGGCTGAGATTGTTCTCAGCTTCGAGAACAAGAATCTCCCTATTCATCACATTCCTGGCCCAGAAGGTGTTCGTGGACGTAACTCTGACAACACACTAATCAAAGAGAAGCTTGGTTGGGCTCCTACAATGAAGCTGAAG GATGGGCTGAGAATTACATACTTTTGGATCAAGGAACAGATTGAGAAAGAGAAGTCACAAGGAATGGACTTGTCTATTTATGGTTCATCTAAAGTGGTGGGAACCCAAGCACCCGTTCAATTGGGCTCACTTCGTGCTGCTGATGGTAAAGAATGA